One segment of Chitinophagaceae bacterium DNA contains the following:
- a CDS encoding transglutaminase domain-containing protein, with translation MKYFFVCVFCIFLSVSYTSFSQKSYKHLDEYAKNTPKEKERTLDGLTEYLIQPADKDIEKVRVIFSWIAFHIKYDTKGYFSGSYGDPSANGVMRSRKSVCEGYATLFQTLLQKAGIESEKISGYAKGYGYSPRERFSRSNHAWNAAKIDGTWKLFDVTWGAGFINNNAQFVFHFNDYYFDTPPIEFLFEHLPEDDKWQLHNPSITLKQYENMPHVKSSFFKIGFDATTIFNEYIHKNEKKEYVFVWDFPEHIKILSAPYIKKLSKEKTYNFVIQSNDSYDIQAVTNKKWTPFQKNGTTFSLSLNPQRGNLKIYAKKQQQDTNYDAIIEYIVQ, from the coding sequence ATGAAATATTTTTTTGTATGTGTGTTTTGTATTTTCTTGAGTGTATCCTATACCTCTTTTTCTCAGAAATCATATAAGCATTTAGATGAATACGCCAAAAATACTCCCAAAGAAAAAGAAAGAACTTTAGATGGGTTAACAGAGTATCTCATACAACCTGCAGATAAGGATATAGAAAAAGTAAGAGTTATTTTTAGCTGGATAGCATTTCATATCAAATACGATACAAAAGGATATTTCAGTGGAAGCTATGGAGACCCTTCTGCAAACGGAGTTATGAGAAGTAGAAAATCTGTTTGCGAAGGTTACGCTACTTTATTTCAAACACTCTTACAAAAAGCAGGTATAGAATCAGAAAAAATATCGGGCTATGCAAAAGGATACGGCTACTCGCCGAGAGAAAGATTTTCCCGTTCTAACCACGCATGGAACGCAGCAAAAATAGATGGAACTTGGAAACTCTTTGATGTGACATGGGGAGCAGGGTTCATAAATAACAATGCACAGTTTGTGTTTCACTTTAATGACTATTATTTTGACACACCTCCCATAGAATTTTTATTTGAGCATCTCCCCGAAGATGATAAATGGCAACTACACAACCCCTCTATTACTCTTAAACAGTATGAAAACATGCCTCATGTAAAAAGTTCTTTTTTTAAAATAGGATTTGATGCAACGACAATTTTTAATGAATATATTCATAAAAATGAAAAAAAAGAATATGTTTTTGTATGGGATTTTCCCGAACACATTAAAATTCTATCCGCACCATATATAAAAAAACTGAGTAAAGAAAAAACATATAACTTCGTCATACAATCAAACGATTCCTATGATATACAAGCAGTCACAAATAAAAAATGGACTCCTTTCCAAAAAAACGGAACTACTTTCTCTCTCTCATTAAACCCCCAAAGAGGAAATCTTAAAATATATGCAAAAAAACAACAACAAGATACCAATTACGACGCTATAATAGAATATATCGTTCAATAA